The following are from one region of the Brienomyrus brachyistius isolate T26 chromosome 13, BBRACH_0.4, whole genome shotgun sequence genome:
- the sin3aa gene encoding SIN3 transcription regulator family member Aa, producing the protein MKRRLEEQEPAFPAQQRRPPGAPETFQHRVLAPAPPAVYEAGADAMQSPPSVQYSVSQGYQVSTVTQSPAGHAHTPSSAVHGGVHHHGSATQAAQPHAYPAPGAAPSQAQPGQQQFQRLKVEDALSYLDQVKLQFGSQPQVYNDFLDIMKEFKSQSIDTPGVISRVSQLFKGHPDLIMGFNTFLPPGYKIEVQTNDLVNVTTPGQIHHITPQGISVQNLPVATPSQLQSQPPATPITVAPPPPSQPTPAKISKPLQSPALTPSSQPNPSIPSYASPRSPPAQPHVQNNQPVEFNHAINYVNKIKNRFQGQPDIYKAFLEILHTYQKEQRNAKEAGGNYTPALTEQEVYAQVARLFKNQEDLLSEFGQFLPDANSSVVNFLSKTTAEKAESVRNDHGGTVKRPQLNNKQRPNQNGCQIRRHSGNSTTPPVKKKPKLLGVKDQSLVEAGKHSSSTESQFFEKVRKVLRSSEAYESFVRCLVIFNEEVISRAELVQLVVPFLGKFPELFTWFKNFLGYRESTHIETFPKERATEGIAMEIDYASCKRLGSSYRALPKSYQQPKCTGRTPLCKEVLNDTWVSFPSWSEDSTFVSSKKTQYEEHIYRCEDERFELDVVLETNLATIRALESVQKRLSRMTAEEQARFRLDNSMGGSSEVIHRKAIQRIYGDKAPDIIDGLRKNPAISVPIVLKRLKTKEEEWREAQRGFNKIWREQNEKYYLKSLDHQGINFKQNDTKVLRSKTLLNEIETIYDERQEQASEDNTAPPSGPHQTLLYEDSQILEDAASLIIHHVKRQAGIQKEDKYKIKQVVHHFLPDMLFARRGELSDLEEEEEEEEADLDEAGAKKPNGLASGGSSSKGSPAKSKLLFGGTAAQKLRNTDEVYNLFFVNNNWYILLRLHQTLCSRLLRIYNQAERQIEEDCRERDWEREVLGLKREKGDTPAVQLRLKEPMDIEVEDYYSAFLEMVRNLLDGNMDSTQYEDSLREMFTIHAYIAFTMDKLVQSIVRQLQHIVSDEICVQVTDLYLAECSNTATGGSLSAQASRAAPEAAYQRKAEQLMSDENCFKLMFIKSSGQVHLSVELLDTDEDNSDEPMETERWSDYVGRYLNSASTSPELREHLAQKPVFLPRNLRRIRKCQRGWGQQEKEAKEGGKKVVEGAENMECMFKLNSYKMVYVFKSEDYMYRRTALLRAHQSHQRVSTRLHQRFQAWVDGWVQENVTVEMAGDCKRWLMGEARDGMLPCTTNCQKEVLHFMGINKYRVTYSPPPKAP; encoded by the exons ATGAAGCGCCGTTTAGAGGAACAAGAGCCGGCATTCCCTGCTCAGCAGCGCCGGCCCCCAGGTGCCCCGGAGACCTTCCAGCATCGCGTCCTGGCCCCCGCACCTCCTGCCGTCTACGAGGCAGGCGCTGACGCCATGCAGTCCCCCCCCAGCGTCCAGTACTCTGTCTCCCAGGGGTACCAG GTTTCCACAGTGACCCAGAGTCCAGCAGGCCATGCCCACACCCCCAGCAGTGCTGTTCACGGTGGGGTGCATCACCATGGCTCGGCAACGCAGGCAGCACAGCCTCACGCTTACCCAGCCCCTGGCGCTGCCCCCTCCCAGGCTCAGCCGGGACAGCAGCAGTTTCAGAGGCTGAAG GTGGAGGATGCACTATCATACCTGGATCAGGTAAAGCTGCAGTTCGGCAGTCAGCCTCAAGTCTACAATGACTTCCTGGACATCATGAAGGAATTTAAGTCACAAAG CATCGACACTCCTGGGGTGATCAGCAGGGTATCCCAGCTTTTCAAGGGCCACCCAGATCTCATCATGGGCTTCAACACCTTCCTGCCCCCGGGCTACAAGATCGAGGTTCAAACCAACGACCTGGTCAATGTCACGACGCCTGGACAGATTCACCACATTACACCTCAAGGCATCTCGGTGCAGAACCTCCCAGTGGCCACGCCCTCGCAGCTCCAATCCCAACCTCCGGCCACGCCCATAAccgtggccccgcccccaccatccCAGCCCACGCCAGCCAAGATCAGCAAG CCACTGCAATCTCCAGCACTGACCCCCAGCAGCCAGCCGAATCCGTCCATCCCGTCGTACGCCTCTCCCCGTTCCCCGCCTGCGCAGCCCCACGTGCAGAATAACCAGCCCGTAGAGTTCAACCATGCTATCAACTATGTCAATAAGATCAAGAACCGCTTCCAGGGTCAGCCTGACATCTACAAGGCCTTCCTGGAGATCCTGCACACTTATCAG AAGGAGCAGCGCAACGCAAAGGAGGCCGGTGGGAATTACACACCAGCTCTGACGGAGCAGGAGGTATATGCTCAGGTGGCTCGACTCTTCAAGAACCAGGAGGACCTGCTGTCTGAGTTTGGTCAGTTCCTGCCCGACGCCAACAGCTCCGTGGTAAAT TTCCTGAGCAAGACAACAGCTGAGAAAGCAGAGTCTGTGCGTAATGACCACGGTGGCACAGTCAAGAGACCTCAGCTCAACAACAAGCAGCGGCCCAATCAGAATGGCTGTCAGATCCGGCGGCACTCAGGCAATTCGACCACACCCCCGGTCAAG AAGAAACCCAAGCTACTAGGAGTGAAGGACCAGTCCCTCGTGGAGGCAGGCAAgcacagcagcagcacagagtcaCAGTTCTTTGAGAAG GTACGCAAAGTCCTCCGAAGCTCTGAAGCCTACGAGAGCTTCGTGCGATGCCTGGTCATCTTCAATGAAGAAGTCATCTCCCGTGCTGAGCTGGTAcagctggtggtgcccttcctggG GAAATTCCCTGAGCTCTTCACCTGGTTTAAGAACTTCCTGGGGTACCGAGAGTCGACCCACATCGAGACCTTCCCCAAGGAGCGAGCCACCGAGGGCATCGCCATGGAGATCGACTACGCCTCTTGCAAGCGCCTTGGCTCCAGCTACCGGGCCCTGCCGAAGAGCTACCAGCAGCCAAAATGCACGGGCAGGACACCCCTGTGCAAAGAG GTGCTGAATGACACGTGGGTGTCGTTTCCATCCTGGTCTGAAGACTCCACCTTCGTTAGCTCAAAGAAGACGCAGTACGAGGAACACATCTACAGGTGTGAGGATGAACGCTTCGAG CTGGACGTGGTGCTGGAGACCAACCTGGCCACCATCCGCGCCCTGGAGTCGGTGCAGAAACGCCTGTCCCGCATGACGGCCGAGGAACAGGCCCGCTTCCGCCTCGACAACAGCATGGGCGGCTCCTCCGAGGTCATCCACCGCAAGGCCATCCAGAGAATATATGGAGACAAGGCACCCGACATCATCGATGGCCTCCGCAAGAACCCGGCCATCTCCGTCCCCATCGTGCTCAAGAG GTTAAAGACCAAGGAGGAAGAGTGGAGGGAAGCCCAGAGAGGCTTCAACAAGATCTGGAGGGAGCAGAACGAGAAGTACTACCTGAAGTCGCTGGATCACCAGGGCATCAACTTCAAACAGAACGACACCAAGGTTCTGCGCTCCAAGACCCTGCTGAATGAGATCGAGACCATATATGACGAG CGGCAAGAGCAGGCGTCTGAGGACAACACGGCGCCCCCTAGTGGGCCACACCAGACCCTGCTATATGAGGACAGCCAGATCCTGGAGGACGCAGCCTCCCTCATCATTCACCATGTGAAGCGGCAAGCCGGCATCCAGAAAGAGGACAAGTACAAGATCAAGCAAGTGGTGCATCACTTCCTGCCCGACATGTTGTTCGCGCGACGCGGGGAGCTGTCCGAcctggaagaggaggaggaggaagaggaagccgACCTGGATGAGGCCGGCGCCAAGAAACCCAACGGACTGGCTTCCGGCGGGAGCAGCAGCAAGGGCAGCCCGGCCAAGTCCAAGCTCCTGTTCGGCGGCACGGCGGCCCAGAAGCTGCGCAACACGGACGAAGTCTACAACCTCTTCTTCGTCAACAACAACTGGTACATTCTGCTGCGTCTGCACCAGACGCTGTGTTCCCGGCTGCTGCGGATCTACAACCAGGCCGAGCGGCAGATCGAGGAGGACTGCAGGGAGCGAGACTGGGAACGCGAGGTGCTGGGCCTCAAGCGGGAGAAGGGCGACACACCCGCCGTGCAGCTACGCCTCAAGGAGCCCA TGGACATCGAGGTGGAGGACTATTACTCTGCCTTCCTGGAGATGGTGCGCAACCTGCTGGATGGTAACATGGACTCCACCCAGTATGAAGACTCCCTGCGTGAGATGTTCACCATCCACGCATACATCGCCTTCACCATGGACAAGCTCGTCCAGAGCATTGTCCGACAG CTTCAGCACATCGTGAGCGACGAGATCTGCGTCCAGGTGACCGACCTGTACCTGGCAGAGTGCTCCAACACAGCCACAGGAGGCTCCCTGTCTGCACAGGCCTCCAGAGCGGCCCCCGAGGCAGCCTATCAGCGCAAGGCCGAGCAGCTCATGTCCGATGAGAACTGCTTCAAG ctaaTGTTCATAAAGAGCAGCGGTCAGGTACACCTCTCAGTGGAGCTTCTGGACACAGACGAGGATAATTCTGACGAACCCATGGAGACGGAG CGCTGGTCAGACTATGTGGGCCGGTACCTGAATTCTGCCTCCACCTCCCCGGAGCTGCGAGAGCATCTGGCCCAGAAGCCCGTGTTTCTCCCCAG GAACCTCCGCCGGATACGAAAGTGCCAGCGAGGGTGGGGGCAGCAGGAAAAGGAGGCCAAGGAGGGTGGGAAGAAGGTGGTGGAAGGTGCGGAGAACATGGAGTGCATGTTCAAGCTGAACTCCTACAAGATGGTGTACGTCTTTAAGTCTGAAGACTACATGTACCGCCGCACTGCTCTGTTGCGAGCCCACCAG TCCCATCAGAGGGTGAGTACGAGGTTGCACCAACGCTTCCAGGCCTGGGTGGATGGCTGGGTGCAGGAGAACGTGACGGTGGAGATGGCAGGCGACTGCAA